The Mycolicibacterium smegmatis genome has a window encoding:
- the dapB gene encoding 4-hydroxy-tetrahydrodipicolinate reductase gives MRVGVLGARGKVGATMVAAVEAAEDLTFSAGVDAGDDLSLLTESKTEVVIDFTHPDVVMDNLKFVIDNGIHAVVGTTGFTWERIEQVEAWVKAKPGASVLIAPNFAIGAVLSMHFAKQAAKYFESVEIIELHHPHKADAPSGTAARTAKLIAEARKGLPPNPDATSTGLDGARGADVDGIPVHSVRLAGLVAHQEVLFGTQGETLTIRHDSLDRTSFVPGVLLAVRKISGLQGLTVGIEPLLDLS, from the coding sequence ATGCGAGTAGGTGTTCTGGGTGCACGGGGCAAGGTTGGCGCGACCATGGTCGCAGCGGTTGAGGCGGCGGAGGATCTCACGTTCTCGGCCGGTGTCGACGCCGGTGACGACCTGAGTCTGCTGACCGAGTCGAAGACCGAGGTGGTCATCGACTTCACGCACCCCGATGTCGTCATGGACAACCTGAAGTTCGTGATCGACAACGGGATTCACGCCGTCGTCGGCACCACGGGCTTCACCTGGGAGCGTATCGAGCAGGTCGAGGCGTGGGTGAAGGCGAAGCCGGGGGCCTCGGTGCTGATCGCCCCGAACTTCGCGATCGGCGCGGTGTTGTCGATGCATTTCGCCAAGCAGGCCGCCAAGTACTTCGAATCCGTCGAGATCATCGAACTGCACCACCCGCACAAGGCCGACGCCCCGTCGGGCACGGCGGCCCGCACGGCCAAGCTGATCGCGGAAGCGCGAAAAGGTCTGCCGCCCAACCCTGACGCCACCAGCACAGGTCTCGACGGCGCACGCGGCGCCGACGTCGACGGCATCCCGGTGCACTCCGTGCGGCTCGCCGGGCTGGTCGCCCACCAGGAGGTGCTGTTCGGCACGCAGGGGGAGACGCTGACGATCCGCCACGACAGCCTCGACCGCACGTCGTTCGTACCCGGCGTGCTGCTCGCGGTCCGCAAGATCAGCGGGCTCCAGGGCCTCACGGTCGGTATTGAGCCGCTGCTCGATCTCTCGTGA
- a CDS encoding flavodoxin family protein, with protein MSRTLLVVHHTPSPATRELLEAVLAGAKDPDITGVDVVTRPALAATIPDMLDADGYLFGTTANFGYMSGALKHFFDTVYYPVLDHVAGRPYGLWVHGNNDTVGAANAVDRIVTGLALTKAADTLEITGAVDAAVREAAYELGGTLAATLMD; from the coding sequence GTGAGCAGGACGCTGCTCGTCGTGCACCACACGCCGTCGCCCGCGACGCGCGAACTGCTCGAAGCTGTCCTCGCCGGGGCGAAAGATCCCGACATCACCGGAGTCGACGTCGTCACCCGTCCCGCGCTGGCCGCGACGATCCCGGACATGCTCGACGCCGACGGCTACCTGTTCGGCACCACGGCAAACTTCGGTTACATGAGCGGGGCGCTCAAACACTTCTTCGACACGGTGTACTACCCGGTGCTTGACCACGTTGCCGGGCGACCGTATGGATTATGGGTGCACGGCAACAACGACACCGTAGGCGCCGCCAATGCCGTGGACCGGATCGTCACAGGGCTCGCCCTGACCAAGGCCGCCGACACCCTTGAGATCACCGGGGCCGTCGACGCGGCCGTCCGGGAGGCCGCCTACGAGCTCGGCGGCACCCTGGCCGCGACGCTGATGGACTGA
- a CDS encoding HpcH/HpaI aldolase/citrate lyase family protein: protein MYDQPIHDPDPSASPGFRIDPVLARSWLLVNGAQYERFAPASRSRADIVILDIEDAVAPKDKAAARDNVVRWLSEGNTDWVRVNGFGTPWWADDLDTLKGTSVGGIMLAMVESVDHVTETANRLRDVPIVALVETARGLERITEIAATKGTFRLAFGIGDFRRDTGFGENPATLAYARSRFTIAAKAAHLPSAIDGPTVGSSPLKLAEATAVSAEFGMTGKICLTPDQCPTVNEGLSPSQDEISWAKEFFAEFQRDGGEIRNGSDLPRIARANKILDLARAYGIHEPEYSNDDPDHVPAPSDTYHY, encoded by the coding sequence GTGTACGACCAGCCGATCCATGACCCGGACCCCAGCGCTTCTCCGGGATTTCGCATCGACCCCGTGCTGGCACGCAGCTGGCTGCTGGTGAACGGGGCGCAGTACGAGCGGTTCGCCCCGGCGTCGCGTTCACGCGCCGACATCGTGATTCTCGACATCGAGGACGCCGTGGCACCCAAGGACAAGGCCGCGGCCAGAGACAACGTGGTGCGGTGGCTTTCCGAGGGCAACACCGACTGGGTACGTGTCAACGGCTTCGGCACGCCGTGGTGGGCCGACGACCTCGACACCCTGAAGGGCACGTCGGTGGGCGGCATCATGCTGGCCATGGTCGAATCCGTCGACCATGTCACCGAGACCGCCAACCGGCTGCGGGACGTACCCATCGTCGCGCTGGTGGAGACCGCGCGCGGGCTGGAGCGCATCACCGAGATCGCGGCGACCAAGGGCACCTTCCGGCTCGCGTTCGGAATCGGCGACTTCCGCCGCGACACCGGTTTCGGTGAGAATCCCGCGACGCTCGCCTATGCGCGGTCCCGGTTCACCATCGCGGCCAAGGCCGCGCACCTGCCGAGCGCGATCGACGGTCCGACGGTGGGTTCGAGCCCGTTGAAGCTGGCGGAAGCGACGGCGGTGTCGGCCGAGTTCGGGATGACCGGCAAGATCTGTCTCACCCCCGACCAGTGCCCGACGGTCAACGAGGGCCTGTCGCCGTCTCAGGATGAGATCAGTTGGGCCAAGGAGTTCTTCGCCGAGTTCCAGCGTGACGGCGGCGAGATCCGCAACGGCTCAGATCTGCCGCGTATCGCACGGGCCAACAAGATCCTGGACCTGGCACGCGCCTACGGCATCCACGAACCCGAGTACAGCAACGACGATCCGGATCACGTGCCCGCGCCGTCGGACACGTATCACTACTGA
- a CDS encoding dienelactone hydrolase family protein has translation MPTIKDTITTPDGTCPVTVATPEGSGPWPGVVLFPDAGGLRPTMEEMAAKLAGFGYVVLVPDVYYRIPNWGPINLNTVFSDQDERKKLFEMMGTLTPEVIASDAEAFFDYLAARPDVTGEKFGTTGYCMGGRASLIVATRVPDRVAAALSFHGGRIAVEDDPDSPHLLADKIQAVVYVAGAENDASFTEDDAKRLEDALSGASVEHTIEFYPAGHGFAVPDHLSVYDEAAAQRHWENTERVFGAALASA, from the coding sequence ATGCCGACGATCAAAGACACCATCACCACGCCCGATGGCACCTGCCCCGTCACCGTCGCCACACCCGAGGGCTCCGGCCCGTGGCCAGGGGTCGTGTTGTTCCCGGATGCCGGCGGCCTGCGGCCCACCATGGAGGAGATGGCGGCCAAGCTGGCCGGCTTCGGGTACGTCGTGCTGGTCCCCGACGTCTATTACCGCATCCCCAACTGGGGTCCGATCAACCTCAACACCGTCTTCAGCGATCAGGACGAGCGCAAGAAGCTCTTCGAGATGATGGGGACCCTCACCCCGGAGGTCATCGCATCGGACGCCGAGGCGTTCTTCGACTACCTGGCCGCACGGCCCGACGTGACCGGTGAAAAGTTCGGCACCACCGGTTACTGCATGGGTGGACGTGCGTCGCTGATCGTCGCGACCCGCGTACCGGACCGGGTCGCGGCGGCGTTGTCGTTCCACGGCGGACGGATCGCGGTCGAGGACGACCCGGACAGCCCCCACCTGCTGGCGGACAAGATCCAGGCCGTCGTCTACGTCGCCGGGGCCGAGAACGACGCGTCGTTCACCGAGGACGACGCCAAACGGCTCGAAGACGCACTGTCCGGCGCATCGGTCGAGCACACCATCGAGTTCTATCCGGCCGGCCACGGCTTCGCGGTACCCGACCACCTCTCGGTGTACGACGAGGCCGCCGCTCAGCGTCACTGGGAGAACACCGAGCGCGTGTTCGGGGCCGCATTGGCGTCTGCCTAG
- a CDS encoding thymidylate synthase — protein sequence MPIDTPYEDLLRLVTERGTPKSDRTGTGTRSLFGHQMRYDLSAGFPLITTKKVHTKSVIYELLWFLRGDSNVRWLQEHGVTIWDEWASETGDLGPIYGVQWRSWPTPSGEHIDQISSALELLKSDPDSRRNIVSAWNVGEIPQMALPPCHAFFQFYVADGKLSCQLYQRSADLFLGVPFNIASYALLTHMMAAQAGLDVGEFIWTGGDCHIYDNHTEQVALQLSREPRPYPELVLAPRDSIFDYTYEDIAIVNYDPHPAIKAPVAV from the coding sequence GTGCCGATCGACACGCCGTACGAAGACCTTCTGCGACTGGTGACCGAGCGTGGCACGCCGAAATCCGATCGCACGGGTACCGGGACTCGGAGCCTGTTCGGGCATCAGATGCGCTACGACCTGTCCGCCGGGTTCCCGCTGATCACCACCAAGAAGGTGCACACCAAGTCGGTGATCTACGAGCTGCTGTGGTTCTTGCGTGGCGACTCCAACGTGCGCTGGCTGCAGGAACACGGCGTCACGATCTGGGACGAATGGGCCAGCGAGACCGGCGATCTGGGTCCGATCTACGGCGTCCAGTGGCGGTCGTGGCCCACGCCGTCGGGTGAGCACATCGACCAGATCTCGAGCGCCCTTGAACTGCTCAAGAGCGATCCGGACTCGCGCCGCAACATCGTCTCGGCGTGGAACGTCGGCGAGATCCCCCAGATGGCGCTGCCGCCGTGCCACGCGTTCTTCCAGTTCTACGTCGCCGACGGCAAGCTGAGCTGTCAGCTGTACCAGCGCAGCGCCGACCTGTTCCTCGGCGTGCCGTTCAACATCGCCAGCTATGCGTTGTTGACGCACATGATGGCCGCGCAGGCGGGGCTGGATGTCGGTGAGTTCATCTGGACCGGCGGGGACTGTCACATCTACGACAACCACACCGAGCAGGTGGCCCTGCAGCTCAGCCGCGAGCCCAGGCCGTATCCGGAACTTGTTCTCGCACCGCGTGATTCGATCTTCGACTACACCTACGAGGACATCGCGATCGTGAACTACGATCCGCACCCGGCCATCAAGGCGCCCGTCGCGGTATGA
- a CDS encoding dihydrofolate reductase yields MRLIWAQSTSGIIGRDSSIPWRLPEDLARFKELTMGHPVVMGRLTWESLPASVRPLPGRRNIVVTRDADYRAEGAEVVTDLPDEPDAWVIGGAQIYALALPRADRCEVTEVDADLTPLDGDARAPVLDDSWVATTGEWQTSTSGLRFRFCSYRR; encoded by the coding sequence ATGAGGTTGATCTGGGCCCAGTCGACCTCAGGGATCATCGGCCGGGACAGCTCCATTCCCTGGCGCCTGCCCGAGGACCTCGCGCGGTTCAAGGAGCTGACCATGGGCCATCCGGTGGTGATGGGACGGCTCACGTGGGAGTCGCTGCCCGCCTCCGTGCGCCCGCTGCCGGGACGCCGCAACATCGTCGTGACCCGTGACGCCGACTACCGTGCCGAGGGCGCCGAGGTGGTCACCGACCTCCCCGACGAACCCGATGCGTGGGTGATCGGCGGCGCCCAGATCTATGCACTGGCACTGCCGCGGGCCGACCGCTGTGAGGTCACCGAGGTCGATGCCGACCTGACGCCCCTAGACGGTGATGCGCGCGCACCGGTGCTCGACGACTCGTGGGTCGCGACGACGGGTGAGTGGCAGACGAGTACATCAGGCCTGCGTTTCCGGTTCTGCAGCTATCGGCGCTGA
- a CDS encoding AMP-binding protein: MTESSIRVVLRERASLQPNDTAFTFVDYERDWEGVAETLTWAQLYRRSRKLAVELGRHGSTGDRAVILAPQGLDYIVVFLGALEAGFIAVPLSVPTVAVHDERVTAVLRDAAPSVILTTSAVAQDVAPYPGMIADLSAPTIIEIDSLDLDSAGESGGLPHDRPDIAYLQYTSGSTRTPTGVMVSNGNLSANWEQIIAGYLPDFRMPQTATSWLP, translated from the coding sequence ATGACTGAGTCTTCGATTCGTGTCGTCCTGCGTGAGCGCGCGAGTCTGCAGCCCAATGACACCGCGTTCACATTCGTTGATTACGAGCGGGATTGGGAAGGCGTCGCCGAAACCCTGACATGGGCACAGCTGTACCGACGATCCCGCAAACTTGCAGTTGAGCTGGGTCGTCACGGGTCGACTGGTGACCGGGCGGTGATTCTGGCGCCGCAGGGCCTCGACTACATCGTGGTGTTCCTGGGTGCATTGGAAGCGGGATTCATCGCCGTTCCACTATCTGTCCCGACGGTCGCCGTTCACGATGAGCGCGTCACGGCCGTGCTGCGGGACGCGGCACCTTCGGTGATTCTCACGACTTCGGCCGTCGCACAGGATGTCGCCCCTTATCCGGGCATGATCGCCGACTTGTCCGCCCCCACGATCATCGAGATCGATTCACTCGACCTGGATTCCGCCGGGGAGTCCGGTGGCCTGCCCCATGACCGACCGGACATCGCGTATCTGCAGTACACCTCGGGGTCGACACGCACGCCGACCGGCGTGATGGTCTCCAACGGCAACCTGTCGGCGAATTGGGAACAGATCATCGCCGGCTATCTCCCGGATTTCCGGATGCCGCAGACCGCCACGTCGTGGCTGCCGTGA
- a CDS encoding IS30-like element ISMsm8 family transposase, whose protein sequence is MGVLDRQRAVRLYRGQIPSPGRPSVAWRQDRVRFWAAIAAGAMTEDAAAEAGVSSPVGFRWFRHAGGVNPCLPETVSGRYLSSDERENIALWRAQGAGVREIARRLKRAPSTISRELRRNASTRTYRLDYKASTAQWHAERRARRPKTAKLVSNDRLRQYVQDKLSGVVRGADGQVIVGPAAAPWKGRNKPHRGDRAWVQAWSPEQIARRLPLDFPDDVTMRISHEAIYQALYVESRGALKRDLVSCLRRGRALRVPRARTRSKAWAHVTPETLISQRPPEVDDRAVPGHWEGDLLIGLQRSAIGTLVERSSRFTMLVHLPREVGYGIIPRTKNGPALAGYGAITMANALEQTITTLPAQLRRSLTWDRGKELSAHAQFSVASGVKVFFADPKSPWQRGTNENTNGLLRQYFPKGTDLSRWSAEDVAAIAHTLNTRPRKTLGWRTPAEAFAEHLHSLHQAGVATTD, encoded by the coding sequence ATGGGTGTGTTGGATCGGCAGCGGGCGGTTCGGTTGTATCGGGGACAGATTCCGTCTCCGGGTCGGCCGTCGGTGGCGTGGCGTCAGGATCGGGTGAGGTTCTGGGCGGCGATCGCTGCGGGGGCTATGACTGAGGACGCCGCTGCCGAAGCGGGCGTGTCGTCGCCGGTTGGGTTCCGCTGGTTCCGTCACGCTGGTGGAGTGAATCCATGCTTGCCAGAAACAGTTTCGGGACGTTACCTGTCCTCGGATGAACGTGAGAACATCGCGTTGTGGCGCGCCCAGGGCGCCGGGGTGCGTGAGATCGCCCGGCGGCTCAAGCGTGCACCGTCGACCATCTCACGGGAGTTGCGCCGCAATGCCTCGACCCGCACCTATCGACTCGACTATAAGGCCTCCACTGCGCAGTGGCACGCCGAGCGGCGCGCCCGCCGCCCCAAGACCGCCAAGCTCGTTAGCAACGACCGGCTGCGTCAGTACGTCCAGGACAAACTGTCCGGCGTCGTTCGCGGCGCTGATGGCCAGGTCATCGTCGGTCCCGCCGCCGCCCCGTGGAAGGGACGCAACAAGCCGCACCGGGGTGATCGGGCCTGGGTGCAGGCATGGAGTCCAGAACAGATCGCTCGACGGCTCCCGCTGGACTTCCCCGATGATGTGACTATGCGGATCAGCCACGAGGCCATCTATCAAGCGCTGTACGTCGAATCTCGCGGTGCGCTGAAGCGGGATCTGGTCAGCTGCCTGCGCCGAGGCCGGGCACTGCGGGTACCGCGGGCACGAACGCGGTCCAAGGCGTGGGCCCATGTCACCCCTGAGACGTTGATCAGCCAACGCCCACCCGAGGTCGATGATCGCGCTGTTCCCGGACATTGGGAGGGTGATCTCCTGATTGGCTTGCAGCGCAGTGCAATCGGCACGCTGGTCGAGCGCAGCAGCCGGTTCACCATGCTGGTCCATCTGCCACGTGAAGTTGGTTACGGGATAATTCCGCGGACCAAGAACGGGCCGGCGTTGGCCGGCTATGGCGCCATCACGATGGCCAACGCTCTGGAACAGACGATCACCACGTTGCCCGCGCAACTGCGTCGGTCGTTGACCTGGGACCGGGGCAAGGAACTGTCGGCGCACGCCCAGTTCTCGGTCGCCTCCGGAGTCAAGGTGTTCTTCGCTGATCCGAAGAGTCCGTGGCAGCGCGGTACCAATGAGAACACCAATGGCCTGTTACGCCAATACTTTCCAAAAGGGACCGACCTCTCAAGATGGTCGGCCGAGGACGTGGCAGCGATCGCCCATACCCTCAACACCAGGCCGCGGAAAACCCTCGGCTGGCGCACTCCCGCGGAAGCCTTCGCCGAACACCTACACTCACTTCATCAAGCCGGTGTTGCGACCACCGATTGA
- a CDS encoding IS3 family transposase encodes MEFISAHQHMRVGVDGLKWGVESMCAVLSEYGVTIAPSTYYAHRARQGPSKADWADAQVIDAIWQLRQSQSLYRVLGARKTWIVLRTNGIDVSRCVVERVMREMGWRGACKRRRVRTTVADPAATRAPDRVRRNFVAGAPDRLWVADFTYCRTRAGWAYTAFVTDVYARKIVGWKVATEMTQKLVTDAIDHAIDTRKRSGAASLDSLIHHSDAGSQGGFNRWSQHRLDEVSVGVRRRLPRECASRGFSAAWC; translated from the coding sequence GTGGAGTTCATCAGCGCCCACCAGCACATGCGGGTGGGCGTTGATGGTCTCAAGTGGGGTGTCGAGTCGATGTGCGCTGTGCTTTCCGAGTACGGCGTCACGATCGCCCCGTCGACGTATTACGCCCACCGCGCCCGTCAGGGCCCCTCGAAAGCCGACTGGGCCGATGCGCAGGTGATCGATGCGATCTGGCAGCTTCGCCAATCGCAGAGTCTGTACCGAGTCCTGGGCGCTCGTAAGACATGGATTGTATTGCGCACCAATGGTATCGACGTATCGCGCTGTGTCGTGGAACGGGTCATGCGGGAGATGGGTTGGCGGGGTGCGTGCAAGCGCCGGCGGGTGCGCACCACCGTCGCCGATCCGGCAGCGACGCGAGCCCCGGATCGGGTCCGGCGTAATTTCGTCGCCGGTGCGCCTGACCGATTGTGGGTGGCCGATTTCACCTACTGCCGGACTCGTGCCGGCTGGGCCTACACGGCGTTCGTCACCGATGTCTATGCCCGCAAGATCGTGGGTTGGAAGGTGGCTACCGAGATGACCCAGAAGCTGGTGACCGATGCGATCGACCACGCTATCGACACCAGAAAGCGTTCGGGTGCAGCATCTTTGGATTCACTTATCCACCACAGCGACGCGGGCTCGCAAGGCGGATTCAATCGGTGGTCGCAACACCGGCTTGATGAAGTGAGTGTAGGTGTTCGGCGAAGGCTTCCGCGGGAGTGCGCCAGCCGAGGGTTTTCCGCGGCCTGGTGTTGA
- a CDS encoding transposase, whose protein sequence is MGSKSSRRYPDELKVRAVQMVADLRSETVSEWEAMGRVADLLGVGTAETVRKWVRQAEIDAGSRAGQTSEESEVLRKLRRENAELKRANAILKAASVFFAAELDRPSQ, encoded by the coding sequence GTGGGATCGAAGTCATCGAGGCGGTATCCAGACGAGCTGAAGGTGCGGGCGGTGCAGATGGTGGCCGATCTGCGCAGCGAGACAGTTTCGGAGTGGGAGGCGATGGGCCGGGTTGCTGACCTGCTGGGCGTCGGTACTGCCGAAACGGTGCGCAAATGGGTCCGCCAGGCTGAGATCGACGCCGGCTCTCGGGCGGGGCAGACCAGCGAGGAATCCGAGGTCCTGCGCAAGCTGCGCCGGGAGAATGCCGAACTCAAGCGGGCCAACGCGATCTTGAAGGCGGCCTCGGTTTTCTTCGCCGCCGAGCTCGACCGGCCCTCTCAGTAG
- a CDS encoding MMPL family transporter: MRRPTEASGSPRTHTTKPSGTGGVFGWLGDVVVRWPWLVIGCWIALAVALPPMFPTLAEATQKHPVAPIPASAPSMVATQQMTAAFHEAGSENVLLVLLTDEHGLGPDDEQVYRTVVGRLRQDGRDVLWLQEFLGTPQLRETLSSQDRKAWLLPIGLSGDVGSPESYAAYTRVADIVDHAVAGSTLTAHLTGPAATLADSIEVGLRDQIKIEIAIVALLLTILVIVYRKPATILLPVLMIGVSLGVAQAAVAGAAQLGLGVSNQTITLLSGLMAGAGTDYAVFLISRYHDFLRLGADSDQAVKSALSSIGKVIAASAATVGVTFLGMTFASLELFATIGPALAIAIGVAFLAAVTLLPAIIVLAGRRGWVSPRREITARFWRRSGIRIVRRPVTNLVASLMVLLVRDPPRRVWRVLPLGRMGTWDRSHRGGIQTS; the protein is encoded by the coding sequence ATGCGCCGGCCGACAGAGGCATCAGGGTCACCCCGGACGCACACGACGAAACCCTCCGGAACCGGTGGTGTCTTCGGATGGCTCGGGGATGTCGTCGTTCGGTGGCCGTGGCTCGTCATCGGCTGCTGGATCGCGCTCGCGGTGGCGCTGCCACCCATGTTCCCCACCCTGGCGGAGGCGACCCAGAAACATCCCGTCGCGCCGATCCCGGCCAGCGCCCCGTCGATGGTTGCGACGCAACAGATGACCGCGGCCTTTCACGAAGCCGGGTCCGAGAACGTGCTGCTGGTTCTCCTCACCGACGAGCACGGACTCGGACCGGACGACGAGCAGGTCTACCGCACGGTGGTCGGACGACTCCGCCAGGACGGCCGGGACGTCCTGTGGTTGCAGGAGTTCCTCGGAACACCGCAGCTGCGCGAGACTCTCAGCAGCCAGGACCGCAAGGCGTGGCTGCTGCCGATCGGCCTCTCAGGTGACGTGGGTTCGCCCGAGTCCTATGCCGCCTACACGCGGGTGGCCGACATCGTCGATCACGCGGTCGCGGGATCGACGCTGACCGCGCACCTGACCGGACCGGCAGCCACCCTCGCCGATTCCATCGAGGTCGGTCTGCGGGATCAGATCAAGATCGAAATCGCGATCGTCGCTCTGCTGCTCACCATCCTGGTGATCGTCTACCGGAAACCCGCGACGATCCTGCTGCCGGTGCTGATGATCGGTGTCTCCCTGGGGGTCGCGCAGGCCGCTGTTGCCGGCGCCGCCCAATTGGGTCTGGGTGTGTCCAATCAGACCATCACGCTGCTCAGCGGGTTGATGGCCGGCGCGGGGACCGATTACGCCGTCTTTCTCATCAGCCGCTACCACGATTTCCTTCGGCTCGGCGCGGATTCGGATCAAGCGGTCAAGAGCGCGTTGAGTTCGATCGGCAAGGTCATCGCGGCATCTGCAGCGACGGTGGGCGTCACGTTTCTCGGGATGACGTTCGCGAGCTTGGAGTTGTTCGCGACCATCGGCCCCGCGTTGGCGATCGCCATCGGGGTGGCGTTCCTGGCCGCGGTGACCTTGCTGCCCGCCATCATCGTGCTGGCCGGACGTCGTGGCTGGGTCTCACCACGACGCGAGATCACCGCGCGGTTCTGGCGCAGATCCGGCATTCGCATCGTGCGTCGTCCCGTGACCAACCTTGTCGCCAGTTTGATGGTGCTGCTCGTTCGTGATCCGCCCCGGCGTGTCTGGAGAGTTCTTCCGTTGGGAAGGATGGGCACGTGGGATCGAAGTCATCGAGGCGGTATCCAGACGAGCTGA